From Neospora caninum Liverpool complete genome, chromosome VIII, a single genomic window includes:
- a CDS encoding putative WD domain, G-beta repeat-containing protein — protein MQPHTRPIFCVGGFGFWSRKEADVEAASPQDAAPSPRPAQPHVLLFTSSMDRSLSLVDVSLSPVSEPAHPSPPAQAVSPPDALSWRTKSALKLETSWPQPTKKNLQGIAARALWLLNTLGGWVNSLSVSASSHLLVGCGDATVRVVDLLQLLRQEKGERAPRLSALSPAALSNSDCALSLALETSNAFSCGRGPAAADAAKEHGPADAQTAAPQAPSASPQVTAEAQDALRAAINRYGDEALASHAFSSLSLWRGLLAPVERVAWHPELPEVFAFGLADGNFGLGFLSGLEGSSAALPIASPAASSQVVLLSSSALPGKATRLHWVRCPGAKARKRLLSQLQSDGQAGETSARSCRMESPWRDQMGNHAECGSREQRDEKRGETSRAKDARRDREDPFAFWVLLCGTETGALQVTSSLPEILLAKKNAALNASASPPFILGEATDARVPGGGSNSIEAERRASKHQAPRPEAETNPAVCAAADGLAADVSTAAARHDEPVEASGVSVRSGGDEDIRPDLEKGKNPRKKVELEGLPFVLASVSTYVINALIAARQPPSTRRSAGDGHEAPPAQGLLGNRDNGGSLEGEKQSRGSVLAEERLLDDSEPEGRWDVVCLVRERAQPVKATQGGSKGDATMKEETVRELLFLLPVASEDTAEVNGKSSNFFSGSPVSPFSPSSASSAAPSPVSFRVLGSVPLPLKAAATCAASTLPQKCKACEERKKSRLARAEFAAPGEFTQLPAVQNEQAQETNGNLGHDSQVFCPSLASEKQFPPCMRLLVVGDASGAVWVGGWPRLFMALVGSEGDAGTPPAGRRLCTASAEANASVLSRASCSDPVSNLLPLPTPPSSPPPASLFWLGIPPRAGKQGGASRGRGEAVARHAASGVKGRTTAVALGTRWMSQKRQGDDQETQFLMEVLLGATFASGVAEAFVLEPEGAGSPSGKGKKKTTENEVADRERKGVAAEEGGDDNQMKHSNGLPEETDEAHGGEGDEGDDGDKVEGCGSGLRAVLLGRLERAACAAISQGQGLEKRETREEGEAPKEEGKKGKKTEGDSEKDERKAEGQKETTTEGEKDTTIQGEKETKEGKKSQGANTKKEKGKGGVGDQGGALLSCCWHEQPIPPRLKLILGGVEQSVFVWDPLALPSFPPSPPSISSSSSSSTSSSSSSSTSSSSSSSSASPLVLSSNRGASPLSPADTYPLHPQRLQEFARGGVHTARQALIFSVHDALSRQQSHGHLGDTWSRLFLLWLSVCERKHKRQTASPSCAVHPALLLGGRFPWMLHARSDQVDVSQGQTTSPSPSSDSPSSSSSSSSSSSASSSSSSSSSSSSSSVSSVSSLSQLPSACLWLALGSSALLGEESLEAQRSWKSLVDSFVQHRLCEAELVLTGEDRGDAQETRDETVQARNSAKGAVHECSALLLSVGEAEKALGAFRRSHLFGHALLLSRLFSSASGEMKSTGLPSESAVSREAGVLWTQESDDEWKTNQILLQWAECLLGKDETVAAAVLAVAAKARLLAAAILLEAGVRTPERPLQAERAKRWDAAQKVGRESGEREEMQLAGENRDWEQRETEKEKLLLLLLALWSARIAVTDILKEREKRSNAPVAEEQSFCDSESQHTDPEERRDVDSEEEETLGNPRERRQREEQGIADAPSYLLDSGAAASAEISDTTLVETLLPLHLSAAAALARAGPQFFDPACRVLSGSWESLLTVPPSAAAPEVGVDVAAFPSSPSHLDVVSFSSFVSSRSSRGEARDAATANNAAASREAVETARKTCLDRLLRELLGNRSCDGWGEWREGRGPQFGGRNEEKQDIVKEDALASAVQQSLQGHQAVFVAQWLLSCLAREGRSLAGMASQGGFPSFEEDLGTQTQLAAVSSSSLHVFLAKWRGLEAASAKGSGNLKTSAASHRASQDTELGLETEDAMWGHVVAALESFEAAVKLSASTCSSAAYAASEALADAGATVERGGQAGNGRERLEKEESEGTTQSGSRAENASRQTETEILSIALHWASLLLLRCDFPVSPLVVLPPRDASGKGRLRFLGKKLNPEVAPCEDEDGSASSCVSLFVKWDGDNAFQLGSPGNGAGVAVRVSVPELQVLLVKVAYRPFLERVAGIRSLAYAERFLSSLLRLMLFVAISPHAFPDFHTPRSLPEFRADPESVGRGAENGFLRGSEF, from the exons ATGCAGCCCCACACCCGTCCCATCTTTTGCGTTGGCGGTTTCGGCTTCTGGTCTCGCAAAGAGGCCGACGTTGAGGCGGCCTCCCCGCAGGATGCTgccccgtctcctcgccctgcgCAGCCCCAcgttctcctcttcacctCGTCGATGGACCGTAGTTTGTCTCTCGTCGacgtctcgctgtctcctgtctccgagcCTGCGCATCCCTCCCCGCCAGCTCAGGCGGTGTCGCCTCCCGACGCACTCTCCTGGAGGACGAAAAGCGCGTTGAAACTCGAGACCTCGTGGCCACAGCCCACGAAAAAGAATCTCCAGGGCatcgcggcgcgcgcgttgTGGCTCTTGAACACCCTCGGGGGCTGGGTCAActcgctgtctgtctccgcgtcttcgcatCTCCTCGTAGGCTGTGGAGACGCCACAGTCCGCGTGGTGGATCTTCTCCAGCTCCTGCGGCAGGAAAAGGGGGAGCGGGCGCCTCGGCTCTCCGCCCTGTCCCCTGCCGCGCTTTCTAACTCCGACTGCGCGTTGTCTCTGGCTCTTGAGACGTCGAACGCGTTCAGCTGCGGCCGTGGACCGGCTGCCGCCGACGCGGCAAAGGAGCACGGTCCTGCCGACGCGCAAACGGCCGCCCCGCaggcgccttccgcctcgcctcagGTCACCGCCGAGGCTCAGGACGCCCTTCGCGCGGCCATAAACAGGTACGGCGACGAAGCCCTCGCCAGTCacgccttctcctccctgtcGCTGTGGCGAGGTCTTCTTGCCCCCGTCGAAAGGGTTGCGTGGCATCCCGAGCTCCCCGAAGTCTTTGCTTTCGGCCTCGCAGATGGGAACTTTGgtctcggctttctctccggcttGGAAGGCTCTTCCGCAGCGCTCCCTATCGCGTCTcccgcagcttcttcgcaggttgttctcctctccagctcTGCCTTGCCTGGcaaggcgacgcgcctccaCTGGGTCCGGTGCCCTGGCGCGAAGGCCCGAaagcgccttctctcgcagcTGCAGAGCGACGGCCAGGCGGGCGAGACGTCCGCCCGGAGCTGCCGAATGGAGTCTCCGTGGCGAGACCAAATGGGAAACCATGCCGAGTGCGGCTCGCGAGAACAAagggacgagaaacgcggtgAGACGAGCCGTGCGAAAGACGCCAGGCGCGACCGTGAAGATCCCTTCGCTTTCTGGGTCCTCCTTTGcggcacggagacaggggcgctGCAGGTgacttcgtctctcccggaGATCCTtctcgcgaagaaaaacgcggcgcTGAACGCGTCGGCGTCCCCGCCGTTCATCCTCGGAGAGGCGACCGATGCGCGTGTGCCTGGCGGAGGCTCCAACTCGATCGAGGCTGAACGAAGAGCCTCGAAACACCAAGCGCCTCGCCCAGAGGCAGAAACCAACCCGGCCGTTTGCGCTGCGGCTGACGGGCTGGCTGCCGATGTCtcgacagcggcggcgcgtcaCGACGAGCCTGTCGAGGCGTCTGGTGTCTCCGTGcggagcggcggagacgaggatATCCGACCTGATTtggaaaaagggaagaatcCGAGGAAGAAAGTCGAACTGGAAGGCCTTCCCTTTGTGCTCGCTTCGGTGTCGACCTACGTGATCAACGCGCTGATCGCTGCTCGCCAGCCGCCCTCGACACGGCGCAGCGCGGGCGACGGCCATGAGGCCCCGCCGGCGCAAGGACTCCTCGGGAACAGAGACAACGGAGGGAGtctcgaaggcgagaaacaaagCCGGGGAAGCGTTTTGGCTGAAGAGCGGCTCCTCGATGACTCCGAGCCCGAGGGACGCTGGGACGTGGTTTGCCTCGTCAGGGAACGCGCGCAGCCGGTCAAAGCAACCCAAGGGGGAAGCAAAGGAGACGCCACGATGAAAGAGGAAACTGTGCGGGAACTTCTATTTCTGCTTCCTGTCGCGTCCGAGGACACTGCGGAAGTGAACGGGAAATCCTCCAACTTCTTCTCAggttcgcctgtctctccgttctctccctcttctgcgtcaAGTGCTGCCCCTTCCCCAGTCTCCTTCCGTGTTCTCGGGTCCGTGCCACTCCCCCTGAAGGCGGCCGCGACGTGTGCGGCCTCGACGCTTCCTCAGAAATGCAAGGCGtgcgaagagcgaaagaagagtcGCCTAGCGAGGGCAGAGTTTGCGGCACCAGGCGAGTTCACTCAGCTTCCAGCAGTGCAGAACGAACaagcgcaggagacgaaCGGGAATCTTGGGCACGACAGCCAGGTGTTTTGtccttcgctcgcctcggaGAAACAGTTTCCtccgtgcatgcggctgCTCGTTGTCGGAGACGCCAGCGGGGCCGTGTGGGTTGGTGGTTGGCCGCGGCTCTTCATGGCTCTTGTGGGTtctgaaggagacgcgggcaCGCCTCCTGCCGGGCGTCGTCTTTGCACAGCCTCCGCGGAGGCAAACGCgtccgttctctcccgtgCCTCGTGTTCGGATCCTGTTTCgaaccttcttcctcttcctacccctccttcttcgccgcctccagcGTCGCTGTTTTGGCTAGGTATCCCTCCTAGAGCTGGGAAACAGGGAGGAGCTtctcgaggccgaggcgaggcggtTGCGAGGCATGCAGCGTCTGGGGTGAAAGGACGCACGACGGCTGTCGCCTTAGGCACGCGCTGGATGtcacagaagagacagggcgatGACCAGGAGACGCAGTTTCTCATGGAAGTTCTCCTCGGCGCGACCTTCGCGTCGGGCGTTGCTGAGGCCTTTGTCCTGGAGCCGGAAGGCGCAGGCAGCCCCTccggaaagggaaagaagaaaacgacggaaaacgaagtcgccgacagagagcgaaaaggtGTCGCGGCGgaggagggcggcgacgACAACCAGATGAAACACAGCAATGGACttccagaagaaacagacgaagcacacggaggagagggagacgaaggagatgATGGAGATAAGGTGGAAGGGTGCGGGAGCGGTTTGCGTGCTGTCTTGTTGGGGCGACTTGAACGGGCGGCGTGTGCTGCGATCTCGCAGGGGCAAGGCCTGGAGAAACGTgagacgagggaggaaggagaggcgccgaaagaagaagggaaaaaaggaaagaagaccgAGGGAGACtcggagaaggacgaaaggaAGGCTGAGGgacagaaggagacgacgaccgagggagagaaagatacGACGAtccaaggagagaaagagacgaaggagggaaagaagagccaAGGCGCAaacacgaagaaggagaaaggcaaaggCGGGGTGGGAGACCAAGGCGGTGCTCTCCTGTCATGTTGTTGGCATGAACAGCCCATTCCTCCGAGGCTTAAATTGATTTTAG GTGGTGTCGAGCAAAGCGTTTTTGTCTGGGATCCCCTCGCCCtcccctcctttcctccttctcctccatccatatcttcttcctcttcttcctccacgtcgtcttcctcttcttcctccacgtcgtcttcctcttcttcctcctcggcgTCACCTTTGGTGTTGTCTTCAAACCGTGGAG cctctcctctgtctcctgcggaTACTTACCCCCTCCACCCCCAGCGTCTCCAGGAGTTCGCTCGGGGCGGTGTCCATACAGCTCGCCAAGCGCTCATCTTTTCTGTACATGATGCGCTCTCTCGGCAGCAGTCTCACGGCCACCTCGGCGACACCTggtctcgcctttttcttctctggctcTCCGTTTGCGAACGAAAACACAAACGCCAAACGGCCTCCCCAAGCTGCGCTGTACATCCCGCTCTGCTCCTCGGCGGGCGGTTTCCGTGGATGCTTCACGCTCGCAGCGATCAGGTCGACGTATCTCAGGGACAAACCACATCTCCCTCGCCATCGTCTgactctccttcctcttcttcctcttcttcttcctcttcttccgcttcttcatcttcttcttcttcctcttcttcctcttcttcctctgtgtcttctgtgtcttctctgtcgcagTTGCCTTCGGCGTGTCTCTGGCTGGCCCTCGGGAGCTCTGCACTTCTCGGCGAGGAGTCTCTGGAGGCGCAGCGCAGCTGGAAGAGTCTGGTCGACAGCTTTGTCCAGCACAGGCTGTGTGAGGCCGAGCTTGTTCTGACTGGGGAagaccgaggagacgcgcaggagacacgcgacgaAACTGTCCAGGCAAG GAACAGCGCAAAGGGGGCGGTGCACGAGTGCAGCGCTCTCCTCCTGAGcgtcggcgaggccgagaaggcgctcgGGGCGTTTCGACGATCTCACCTCTTTGGCCACGCCCTGCTgctttcgcgccttttctcctctgcgtcggGCGAGATGAAGTCGACAGGACTTCCCTCGGAATCTGCCGTCTCCCGAGAAGCAGGAGTCTTGTGGACacaggagagcgacgacgaatGGAAAACCAACCAGATTCTTCTTCAGTGGGCAGAGTGTCTCCtgggaaaagacgaaacggTCGCAGCTGCCGTCTTGGCCGTCGCGGCGAAAGCGCGACTGCTGGCTGCGGCAATCTTGCTCGAggcaggtgtacgtacacccgaacGACCCCTGCAAGCAGAGCGGGCGAAGCGCTGGGACGCAGCCCAAAAGGTGGGGAGAGaatctggagagagagaggaaatgcaGCTGGCCGGCGAGAACCGCGACTGGGagcagagggaaacagagaaggagaaacttcttcttctcctgctcgCGCTGTGGAGCGCTCGGATTGCCGTCACAGACATCTTGAAAGagcgcgaaaaaaggagcAATGCACCAGTCGCGGAAGAACAGAGTTTCTGCGACTCTGAATCTCAACATACAGAcccagaggaaaggagagacgtggactcggaggaagaggaaa CTCTCGGAAATCCACGCGAGCGTCGACAACGCGAAGAACAAGGAATAGCGGACGCTCCATCCTATCTTCTCGACTCTGGCGCTGCGGCATCTGCGGAAATCTCCGACACCACCCTTGTGGAgactctccttcctctccatctaAGCGCCGCGGCGGCTCTTGCAAGAGCTGGTCCACAGTTCTTCGATCCC gcgTGCCGCGTCCTGTCTGGCTCTTGGGAGTCTCTGTTGACGGTTCCACCTTCAGCTGCCGCCCCTGAAGTCGGTGTCGACGTCGCTGcattcccttcttcgccttcacaTTTAGATGTTgtttcgttctcgtccttcgtctcttctcgtaGCTCCAGAGGCGAGGCACGAGACGCTGCAACTGCAAACAACGCTGCTGCGTCCAGAGAGGCCGTggaaacagcgaggaaaACCTGCCTCGACAGACTGCTTCGAGAGCTCCTGGGGAACCGCTCGTGCGATGGCTGGGGCGAGTggagggaggggagaggcCCACAGTTCGGCGGgcgaaacgaggagaaacaggatATCGtgaaggaagacgcgctcgcctcggctGTCCAGCAGAGTCTCCAGGGCCATCAGGCTGTCTTCGTTGCTCAGTGGCTCTTGTCTTGTCTCGCTCGCGAGGGGCGGTCGCTAGCTGGAATGGCTAGCCAGGGCGGCTTTCCCAGTTTCGAGGAAGACCTCGGAACGCAGACACAGCTAGCGGCCGTTTCCTCCAGCAGTCTCCACGTGTTTCTCGCCAAGTGGCGAGGTCttgaggcggcgagcgcgaaAGGCTCTGGGAACCTCAAGACATCGGCAGCTAGCCACCGAGCTAGTCAAGACACGGAACTGGGCctcgagacggaagacgccATGTGGGGCCATGTCGTGGCTGCCCTCGAGAGTTTCGAAGCGGCAGTCAAGCTGTCCGCCTCCACATGCAGTTCTGCGGCGTATGCGGCCTCTGAGGCGCTGGCCGATGCAGGCGCGACAGTCGAGCGAGGGGGCCAGGCGGGGAACGGCCGAGAAAGactggagaaagaagagagcgaggggacAACGCAAAGCGGATCGCGGGCCGAAAACGCGTCTCGGCAAACGGAGACTGAGATTCTCTCAATCGCTCTCCATtgggcgtctctgcttcttcttcgctgcgactttcccgtctcgcctctcgtcgtcCTGCCACCACGCGACGCATCAGGCAAGGggcgtcttcgttttctcggcaAGAAGCTTAATCCTGAAGTGGCACCctgcgaagacgaggacggcagTGCTtcctcgtgtgtgtctctctttgtcaaGTGGGACGGAGACAACGCTTTTCAGCTCGGGTCTCCAGGAAACGGGGCCGGCGTCGCAgtgcgtgtctccgtcccagAGCTCCAAGTCCTTCTCGTCAAGGTCGCGTATCGGCCGTTCCTGGAGCGGGTCGCTGGAATTCGCTCTCTAGCCTACGCCGAacggtttctttcttctctcctgagaCTGATGCTGTTCGTCGCCATCAGCCCTCACGCCTTTCCGGACTTCCACACGCCCCGGTCGCTTCCTGAATTTCGAGCAGATCCAGAGTCTGTGGGAAGGGGCGCCGAGAACGGTTTTCTTCGAGGAAGCGAATTCTGA